A window of Halogeometricum sp. S1BR25-6 genomic DNA:
TACCGGCCGTCAATATAGTCCGAGTGTTCCGACGGTAATCGAGTTCGCGCGCCGCCGTCACGCCGTTGTCGTACCGTCATTCGACACTCAGTGGAACGAACAACACCGAGGCACGGCGCCGCCGTCGCGCAGCGACGTGTCTCCCGCAGCATCCGAACGCGGATGCCGTCCCGCGGTATGGCTCCCTCCTGTGAAGGGGCTGTTCGTCCGCTCGTGGGAGGACGTCGCCGGCCCGCGTCGGTGCGGCGGTGCTTCGGACCTCGGTCGCATCGCTCGGAAGTCGGGGGGAATGCGAGCGGCGAGAGAAGCGAGCGACGGCCCCGTGCCCCGGGTCGCGGGCCGCCGGCCGACTGCGTGCACTCCCGAGAGTACGTTCCGCGGTCACGGCGCGACCGCCGCCGCTATCGTCTCGGCGTCGCGTCGCACTGCGGTCCACTAAGGAAACGCGTCGGTCCTCGGAGGCGGAGTGCGATGACAGAAGAACGCCGAGCGTCGAAGAACAGGGTCGGGGAGCGACCGGCGAGGGTCGCCGCCGTCGGCCTACGCGGTCACCGTGCTGTTGACGAGGTAGGTGTCGTAGCCGCCGTTGGCGTAGACGTGTGACACCGACCCGTCGCGTTCGAGGCGCGCGTAGTCGGTGTCGTTGAACTGCCAGAACTGGCGGTAGTCGGGGTACATCTCCTCGTAGAAGATGCGCCCGCTCCGCGTGACGACCATGTACCGGTCCTCCTCGTAGCTGGCTCCGAGCGTGTCGTGCTCGGTGTAATTGAAGTGTGGTGGCGGTCCGACGGTGGTGCTGGCCGGGATGACTTCGTCTTCGGTGTAGCCCGCCGTTCCGTACAGCGCGTCGCGGAACCGGCGGAGGTTGATGCCGTACTGTATCGTCGGGTTATCGGGCTCTCTGAACTCCAGCGTCCAGTCGGCGCCGTCGAGTTCGGCGCTCGTCACCTGGTGGTTCCGCTCGATGGCGTACGGCGAGTAGTAGAGTCCGAACGTGCTGATGACGACGAGACACGCCAGCACGACGTAGCAGCCGACTTGGACGACGCGCTTGCCGCCGGTACCCACCGAACGGTAGAGCGCGTAGAACAGCGACCCGACGAGCAGCGCGGCGAAGATTCGGGCGAGCATGAGGGGTCGACCGAACCCGACCACGAGGTCCATGATCAAGAACGGGACCGCGAGGCCGGCGAACAGCACGAATCCGCCGAGGAACGTCGTCCGGAAGATGTCGAGGTCGCGGCGGCGCTCCGGCGAGGAGAGGGTCCAGAGCGCGTAGAGTCCCGCGAGCGAGAGCAGGATGGCCGACATCCCGTACTTGACGACCCCGATTTGGACGAGGTCGATCAGCGCGGGACTGGCCTCCGAGACGGTGGAACTGTAGGAGTCGAGCGTGGACGTCCCGCTCTCGGTGGCGACGAACGTCTGGATGACCGTCTGTATCTTTCCGGTCACCTGCGTGAAGTCGAGGTACCACGCGGCGAACATCCCGAGCGCGAGGTGGGCGATGGGCGTCGCGCCGACCGCGCTGCGCCACTCGACGGACCGACCGGAGTCGCGGGTCAGGAGCCCCTGGTCGTGGACGAACTTCGCCGCGGTGTAGACGCCGAAGACGAACAGGAGAAACAGCGTCGTCAGCGGGTGGTAGACGACCATCGCCGCTGCGGTGACGACGAGTGCGACCCGCACCGCCGTCGACCGGGTCTGCTGCTCTTTGAAGAACAGATAGAGGACGAACGGGACGAGCAGGACGCTCTGCGGGAACGGCGAGGGGTTCACATGCGCCGTCCCGCCGATGAGTAGGGTCACGAACGGCAGCGACAGGAATGCGCGCGTCCTGTCGTACACCGTCGACACCAGGGCGAACGACGCCACGAGCGAGAACAGCGAGATGACGACGGCGACCGAGTTGATGAGGTGGATCGGTTCGACGCCGCTCGCGTACGAGAAGCTCAACACGAGGAAGTGCAGGTTCGGGTAGATGTCCTGCTGACCGGCGACGCCGGTGGCTTGGATGGTGACGATCTGACCCACGTGGGTCAGCACGTCGCCGCGCCCGAACACCGGGTAGCCGCGGAAGTACGGGAGCAGCAGCAGCAGCGCTTCGACGACCAGAATCAACAGCAGGCCGAGTCGCCACGCCCCGCTGTCGGACTCCCCCCCGAAGACGCGTTCGAGGACGGCATAGTGGCCGATGAGAAGCGCGAGCACCGCCAGCGCCCAGAAGTACCACGGGTACGCCTCGTAGATGGACATCTCGTAGGCGCTCGCCGACGGCGTCGAGAACAGGATGTACGTCAGCGCGACGACGAGTGCGAACCCGGCCGTCACGACCCATCCGGTGTCCGGTCCGCGGACCGACGACGCGCTCATCGCTCGGCCCCCCTGGTGGTCGGGCGGTCGGTCGGAAGGCGGTTCAGTCGGTCGAGTGCGTTGTCGTTCATTGTTCGAGAGTTCAGGACGCCGTCGCGTTCACCCACACGTGGGTCGAGCGGTACGCGTTCTCCTCCGTCGGGTTCTCCGGCGGCGACCCCTGGTACAGGAGGAAAATGAGCCGGAGGTGCTCGCCGGTCACCGACGAACGGGACGTGAGTTCACGCTGCCCGCGGAACGTCTGGCCCGCTTGCAGCGTCGTGGAGAACCGCTCGAGTTCGCTCTCCGCGGCGACGCGGCGCTCGCCGTCGACCGTTTCCATCCGCTGCAGTTCCGTGACGACGGAGTATTCGACGGTTCGCTCCTCCTGGTTCCCGATACCGACGTAGATGGACCGGGGTTCGGTGGGGCTGAGTTGCGACGGGAACTGGTCGGCGACGAGCGTACCGTTCTCGCCGTTGTCGGTCAGCAAGTAGAGTTCGGTGTAGCGCTCCCCGTTCTGCGGTTCCGCGAGCGTCGCGCCGGCGAGTCCGGCCGACGCGAGGAGGAACACGGCGATCACGAGGTGCGTCTTCGGAAGGGAGCCGATACCCCCGGACCCGCCCGTAACCCGGGCGAGGGGGAGTCGGAACCGCTCGCGGGACGGGACTCTCGCGCGTCGGACGGCCGCGACGACGAGACTGACGGCGACGACGACGAAGAGTCCGACGAGCACGGAGATCCGCGTGATTCCAAACTCGGTGAAGTTCAACCCAAGCACGACCAGCGGGGTGGCCATCAGGCTCAGTCCGACGGCGAGTGCCGCCCGTTCCGCCGCGGTAACCGTCGGATGGTGCACGCGGAGGGTCTCGGGGGACGGCGACCGCGCGGGGAAGAGCGCGGCGGTGATCGCGTATCCGGGAAGCACGAGTACGTACAGTGCGCCGAGGACGACTGTGACCGGAGCGAGGAGCGCGGAGGGGCCGACCGCCACCGCGAGGCCGAGGGCGACGACGGCGAGGACGGCGGCGACCGCGAGGTCGAGGAACGCCGCCGCGGCGCTCGCCTCCGGCGCCTGCTCTCCGAGGGAGCGACTTACCATAGCTGGAGAATGTACCTGCTCGGTCTAAAAGCATCGCTCGGTAGGAGGGGGCTAACGCCCCCGGAAGCCGGCTTCGAGAGGGCGGACGCGACGGGTGTGGGGAAGGACGGGGTCACTCTTCTATCGTCCGACGTCGTCCGGCGTACGCCGCCGCCCGGCCGTCGCGCGCGTACTTCAGGTAGCCGTGGATGAGCCCCACCGACCGGGCGACCTGACTGGTCGCCTCGAACAGCGTCTTCCGCGGTGAGTCGCCGAGATAGTTCGTCGGGAGGAGAATCTGCGTGAGGAGTCGCAAGCGGACGTTCTCCCCCCGGATGAGGTAGTACGGGACGGCCTCCCGACCGTGCCGGTAGGCCTTGCCGTAGTAATCCCACAGCGAGTCCGCAAACGGGTGGGCGACGACGAGGTCCGGGTCGTACCAGAACTCGTACTTCTCGGAGACGCGGTTCGCGAGTTCGGTCTCCTCGTGGCCGTAGGGGAGACGTTCGTCGAACCCGCCCACGTCCTCCAGCACGGAGCGTCGGACGGCCATGTTACAGCCGACGACGACGTCTGTCGCGTGGCCCTCCTCGCCCTGGTCGTACTGCGAGGAGAGTCCGCGGGTGATCTCCGCGCCGGTGTCGATGATTCGACCGGTCACGGCCGGGTGTTCGTCCAAGAGCGCGGACACCCGGTCGAAGTAGCCCGGTTGCGGGTCGGAGTCGTCGTCGAGGAACACCAGTTTGTCGGCGTTCGCCCGCCGGATACCCTCGTTTCTGGCTGCCGATGCCGTCGCGTCGCCGCGGAGGATGATTTCCCCTTCGACGGACGCGGCTTCGAGCTGTTCCTCCCAACCGAACGTCGGATCGGTTTCGAGCGTCGGGATGATGATTGAGATATCTACCATGTCTGCCTCCATCGGCGCGGCGAATCGCCGCGCGTGACCGCGACGTCGGATCGCGGCCGGGTTCTGGTCGTAGGGTGGCACAGATGCGGCATTGTTATAGACGGCATACGTCCGCGAACGGGGGTCCGGGGCCGTCTGGAGGCCGTCGTCCGAACCGGACGCGGGTCGGAGTCAGAGTCGGAGCCGGAGTCAGGAGAGTCGGTCCAAATCCGGAAGCGAGCGGTCGGTCCCGTCGAGCGATAGCGCGCGCGGGTCGGCGCCGTCGCGTTCGAGCGCGACGGTCTCGTAGGGGCGCTTCGAGAGCAGGAAGCCGAACGAGACGTCCGCGCCGGACGAGCGGAGCGTAACCGACGGTCGTTCGACTTCGGTCAGGAACGACGGGAAGTACGGGCTGGTCCCGACGGTCGTCTCCGCCGCCTCCAGCGAGTACAGATAGGCGAGCGGGTCCGCGTCGCCGTCGGTTCGGAACCCGAGACCGGCCGCGCCGGTGTCCGCCGCGCCGTCGACGGCGACGTCGGGGTCGACGTGGAGCCGACTGCGGACCGGGCGGGCCTCGTCCGCGGTGACCCGGTCCCAGACCAGCCACCAGTCGTCGGCGGCGTAGATTCGGCGGCGGTGGGCGTAGGCGTCGTTGCCGACCCGCCGGTAGGCGCCGTCGAAGGCGGTCACGCCGTCGACGACGCCGTGGCGCACCCTCGGGTCGAAGCGCCGGCCCATCAGATAGCTCCCCGCGATGTCTATCGGTTCGACGTCGCCGTACTGGACCGTGTTGTGAGCGGCGACGCTCCGCGTGTGCTGTCGCCTGTCGGTGGGCGCGTACTCGTACGTCCCGGTGTCCGTCAGAACCGACCGCCCGTCAACCCACAGCAGGACGGAGAACTGGTCGTTGTGCGAGTGCGCCGGGAGGTGCGGGGGACCGATTCCCCCGGCGTCGACGAGGAGTGCGTCGTCGCCGCGTCCGAGCCAGTAGTAGCCGGAGTCCGGCATCGCCGTCGTCGCCGACGGACCGGGGTCGACGCCGACCGCGCTCGCGTAACGGAGACACGCTCGAAGCGACAGCGACTCGCCGTGGACGGAGTCGTTGAGGAGGGGGAGCCTCCGGTCCGGCGGCGCGATGGCGCGCAGGAACGCGGTTCCCCGCTCGGCGGCCGCTCGAATCTCCGATGGAGGGGTCCGCCCGTATCTCCGGAGGAGGTCGAGCGCGGTCAGATACCGCGTCAGCGTGAGTACGTGGTACATCGGACTCAACTCGAAGTGGCCGCCGTCGGCCAGGAACTGGTCGGCGGCGTCGACCAGCACCTCCACGCCGGCGTCGACCCACGGGTCGCCGGCGTCGTCCACCAGCAGTCCCGCGACCACGAGCGCGATGCCGTTCTCGATGAGGTGGTTCCCGCCGATATCGTGCTCGACGTGGTTCGAGAGGAACGAGGCGTTTCGGTACAGGAGGCGCTGTAAACGCGCTGCGAGCGCCGGGTGCCGCTCGTCGGCTCCGAGCCACGCGTAGTACCGCGCGGCGTTCAGGAGCCGAAACGAGACGGAGTGGGGGGTCCACGCGCGTCGGAGGTACGCCTCGGTCCCGATGTTCGTGCTCTCGTCGGCTTGCCAGTCGGCGAGCCAACGGGGGAACGTCTCGGTGGCGGCCGGGCAGTCGGTCGGGTCGTCGTGTCCGAGATACGCCCCCCGGAGGAACTCGAAGCCGTGGAACTTCAGCGCCCAGAGCGCCGGCGGTTCGTACACCGCCTCGTCGTGCCAGCCGACTCCGTCGGGTCCCTCGACGCGAATCGTGCGGTCGAGGAAGGTGGCCTCGCCGTCCGTCGCCTCGGCCGCGCGGGCGCGAAACGCCGAACGGTCCGCACCCGAGAGGCTCCGGCGCAGCACCGTCGTGTTCGCCCGGAGGGGGCCCGGCGTGCACGAGAGGTCGTCGGGGACCCGCCGGTCGTATCGGGCGTCGAAGTCGACCGGCAGCGCCGGCACGACGGCGTGTCTGAGCTTCCGGTCGGCGACGCCGGCAAGCTGTCTGGGTTTCATGTTCGACACCGTCCGGAACAGCAGCGACAGCGTCCGCACGTCCGCGAACCGGCGCGACGAGGAGCCGTCGCCGCTCACGACAGATCACGGCTCGCCGCCGGCGCGGAACCGTCGGCCGGCCCGCGCCTCCCGATGAGCTGCCTGACGTTGTCGTCCAACCGCTCGGCGATGCGGCGGCGGTCGTACCGCGTCCGAACGAACTCGTGCCCGCGGGCGCCCATCTCGGTGCGCAGTTTTTCGTCTTCGAGCAGCCTGTCGAACGCGGCGGCGATCTGATCCGGGTCGTTGTCGACGTGGATGCCGCCGCCGGACTCCTCGACGAACCGTCGGAGCTCGCCGCAGCCGGTGACGACGATGGGGAGTCCGCAGCCGAAGTACTCGTACACCTTCGTCGGCATGGCGTAGGCGAGTTCCTCGTCCCTGACGAGCGGCGCGATGCCGATGTCCGCCTTCGAGAGGAGCTTCGGTACCTCCTCGCGCGGGACGGGGTCGACGAACGTCACTCGGTCCTCGAGGGACTCCTCCTCGACGAGTCGTCTGAGCTGCGGAACGGTGTCGCCTCCGCCGACGAGTTTGAGTTCCGCGTCGTTCTCGAGCCGGTTCATCGCCCGGATGCAGGCGGGGAGGTCCTGCGCGTGGCCGATGTTCCCGACGTAGACGATGACCGGGCGCTCGTCCGACGACGCGCCCGTCGAATCGGCCGCCTCGGTCGAGTCCGAGCCGCCGGTGGAAACGGAGATGGTCTCCGAGGCGCTCTTCGACCCGACTTCGACGCCGAAGCGGGACATGTCGACGCCGTTGGGGACGACGAGAATCTTCTCGGCCAATTCATCGCCGTACTGGTCGCACAGTTCCTCGCCGAGCATCTCCGTCGTCACCGCGATGCGGTCGCCGCGATGCAGTACCCGGCGCTGGAACGCCCTGCTCGCCCGTTCCAGAACCCCGCCCTCCTCGATGAACCCGAGGGAGACGGAGGCGTCGATCCAGAGGTCCCGAACGTCGACGACCCAGCGGGTGCCGGCGAACGAGGGAACGAACCCCGCTATCCCGGTGAAGATGGGCGGTGTGGTCGTGAGGACCACGTCGTACCGACGGGCGTTGAACAGCAGCCACAGCGTCGCGTGGAACGCGAACGTGATGTAGTACGCTAACCGGGAGAGGGCGTGGGGGTCGGACTCGGTCGGCTGCCAGCTCCATAGTTGGCGGACGGTCACCCCCTCCATCTCCTGCG
This region includes:
- a CDS encoding alginate lyase family protein, encoding MSGDGSSSRRFADVRTLSLLFRTVSNMKPRQLAGVADRKLRHAVVPALPVDFDARYDRRVPDDLSCTPGPLRANTTVLRRSLSGADRSAFRARAAEATDGEATFLDRTIRVEGPDGVGWHDEAVYEPPALWALKFHGFEFLRGAYLGHDDPTDCPAATETFPRWLADWQADESTNIGTEAYLRRAWTPHSVSFRLLNAARYYAWLGADERHPALAARLQRLLYRNASFLSNHVEHDIGGNHLIENGIALVVAGLLVDDAGDPWVDAGVEVLVDAADQFLADGGHFELSPMYHVLTLTRYLTALDLLRRYGRTPPSEIRAAAERGTAFLRAIAPPDRRLPLLNDSVHGESLSLRACLRYASAVGVDPGPSATTAMPDSGYYWLGRGDDALLVDAGGIGPPHLPAHSHNDQFSVLLWVDGRSVLTDTGTYEYAPTDRRQHTRSVAAHNTVQYGDVEPIDIAGSYLMGRRFDPRVRHGVVDGVTAFDGAYRRVGNDAYAHRRRIYAADDWWLVWDRVTADEARPVRSRLHVDPDVAVDGAADTGAAGLGFRTDGDADPLAYLYSLEAAETTVGTSPYFPSFLTEVERPSVTLRSSGADVSFGFLLSKRPYETVALERDGADPRALSLDGTDRSLPDLDRLS
- a CDS encoding glycosyltransferase family 4 protein, whose amino-acid sequence is MADSRDRIVVVSQQFPPDTSGHASRMRDMTTNLQRMGWDVDVLAPPPSFPHGEFEQRWSRSETQEMEGVTVRQLWSWQPTESDPHALSRLAYYITFAFHATLWLLFNARRYDVVLTTTPPIFTGIAGFVPSFAGTRWVVDVRDLWIDASVSLGFIEEGGVLERASRAFQRRVLHRGDRIAVTTEMLGEELCDQYGDELAEKILVVPNGVDMSRFGVEVGSKSASETISVSTGGSDSTEAADSTGASSDERPVIVYVGNIGHAQDLPACIRAMNRLENDAELKLVGGGDTVPQLRRLVEEESLEDRVTFVDPVPREEVPKLLSKADIGIAPLVRDEELAYAMPTKVYEYFGCGLPIVVTGCGELRRFVEESGGGIHVDNDPDQIAAAFDRLLEDEKLRTEMGARGHEFVRTRYDRRRIAERLDDNVRQLIGRRGPADGSAPAASRDLS
- a CDS encoding DUF1616 domain-containing protein; this encodes MVSRSLGEQAPEASAAAAFLDLAVAAVLAVVALGLAVAVGPSALLAPVTVVLGALYVLVLPGYAITAALFPARSPSPETLRVHHPTVTAAERAALAVGLSLMATPLVVLGLNFTEFGITRISVLVGLFVVVAVSLVVAAVRRARVPSRERFRLPLARVTGGSGGIGSLPKTHLVIAVFLLASAGLAGATLAEPQNGERYTELYLLTDNGENGTLVADQFPSQLSPTEPRSIYVGIGNQEERTVEYSVVTELQRMETVDGERRVAAESELERFSTTLQAGQTFRGQRELTSRSSVTGEHLRLIFLLYQGSPPENPTEENAYRSTHVWVNATAS
- a CDS encoding glycosyltransferase family 2 protein gives rise to the protein MVDISIIIPTLETDPTFGWEEQLEAASVEGEIILRGDATASAARNEGIRRANADKLVFLDDDSDPQPGYFDRVSALLDEHPAVTGRIIDTGAEITRGLSSQYDQGEEGHATDVVVGCNMAVRRSVLEDVGGFDERLPYGHEETELANRVSEKYEFWYDPDLVVAHPFADSLWDYYGKAYRHGREAVPYYLIRGENVRLRLLTQILLPTNYLGDSPRKTLFEATSQVARSVGLIHGYLKYARDGRAAAYAGRRRTIEE